In Desulfitobacterium chlororespirans DSM 11544, the following are encoded in one genomic region:
- a CDS encoding RNA polymerase sigma factor, producing the protein MEQEVMNRVKQAQNGDKEALIQLIMSQKEDYYRLAYVYMKNQEDSLDALEDMILKVFENIRTLKNAEAFFNWSKTILVNCCKQNLRKKNKVILLQELPEETYEEAFGVYEERMAFEAHLASLNLHYQEVLRLRFLLDMDYQTIADLLKIPLGTVKSRMHTGLQKLKQRMEVEQV; encoded by the coding sequence AGAGGTTATGAACAGGGTGAAACAGGCCCAAAACGGCGATAAAGAAGCCTTGATTCAATTGATCATGAGTCAGAAGGAGGACTATTATCGCCTGGCTTATGTTTATATGAAGAATCAGGAAGATTCCTTGGATGCGCTGGAAGATATGATTCTGAAAGTGTTTGAAAATATCAGGACGCTTAAAAATGCCGAAGCTTTTTTTAACTGGAGCAAAACGATTTTAGTCAATTGCTGCAAGCAGAATTTGCGGAAGAAGAACAAAGTCATCCTGCTCCAGGAGCTGCCTGAAGAAACCTATGAAGAAGCCTTTGGTGTATACGAAGAGCGGATGGCCTTTGAAGCCCATTTGGCCTCATTGAACTTACACTATCAGGAGGTTCTAAGGCTGCGGTTTTTACTGGATATGGATTATCAAACGATCGCCGATCTATTGAAAATCCCTCTGGGTACGGTGAAATCAAGAATGCACACCGGATTGCAAAAGCTAAAACAAAGGATGGAGGTGGAGCAGGTATGA